cggcggagctccgaaacaggccccaagatgggatcacgtggatacagaaagttgtggcggtggaattagggttatggctccgtatctgatcgtttggggtacgtaggtatatataggaggaaggagtacgtcggtggagcaacagggggcccacgagggtggagggcgcacctggggggtaggcgcgcccctacctcgtggcctcctcttttgtgtcttgacgtagggtccaagtctcctgggtcttgttcgttgagaaaatcacgttcccgaaggtttcattccgtttagactccgtttgatattccttttcttcgaaaccctaaaacaggaaaaaatagcaattctgggctgggcctccggttaataggctagtcccaaaaataatataaaagtggataataaagcccaataatgtccaaaatagtagataatatagcatggagcaatcaaaaattatagatacgttggagacgtatcagcgtagatgaggcggatcgcggcggcgagcgggtgatcaagccgatcgcgcgcgaggtcggggacgctgctcggtggaggcgtggtggcggcggagtccgagatgaagccggcgacgACGGCCGGCGTGGGACGTCATGCGGACGAGCTTGTTAACACCAgcacccgggctgccaaagcaACGCCGGCACCCGGACAacgaggcccgagcgaccaacggagCAGCGACGCCCGAGTTGAGGCAGCCTACGCAGCCGTCCCGACGCAGCCGAGGACGATGCCGGCGAGGTAGACCACCGGGCCGCCGTGCAGACGCGGTGGAGGCGGGTGATGTGGATCGATGGACGGGCCGACGTGTGAGcgacggctatgattggccgccgcatggcgcgaggccgccgggtcggggcgatgcaggtgtcccgatcggagcagggcggtgacggccgacGCAGGGCAATGGGCGGACCGACGCGCGGACGGCGGCTGACCTGGACGGGCCGCCTCGGCGTGCGTGGCCGCCGGGTTGGAGGAGAGGCCGGTTGGTCGCGCcggggtcggagtagaggcgcacgggggtcgacgacggcggcgggcgacgcaaaccgatcaagattagatcgaaaaaccaaaaaaaaaacgccgatcaaaacgaccggcgagagagcgaaaaaacccaaagcaagggctcgggaaaaagactctctagggcagccgaccaacacggccggcggacgaaccctagatacGGGTGGCgccgcccccggcggcggtcatggaggccgaccgccccgagggcggcgactagggtttaggatcgacttgcgatagataccatgttagaagtgcatgctctaaccaatgcaatcaaaagaccgatctgatggaagagactagacaACACATTATGTGTCAataaagtatttccggacggagggaatacttCATACCAATTGTGGGTGTAGCTCCCAGAATGGTACCATCCAGAAAACATTTACCTTGGCTTGCAAGACACTTCCACATAAGAATTCTATAGTTTGCAACAGACGTCGGCCCTACCTCGGTAGCATCACAAGAGTTGAAAGAGTGCAAGTCCTTGAGCCCAAAACCGCCTCTGATTTTGCAAGTTTTCATCTTCTCCCACCATATTCAATGCATTTTATGCTCCTTACCCTGTTGCGACCATCAATAACCACAAATCATGTTACCAGGCTCTTCACACAGACTCTTTGTGAGGTCAAAACATCCCATCACGTAGGTGGGAATTGCTTGTGCAACGGCCTTAAGAAGCTTCTTCCTTTCATCGAGAGAAAACGTTCAATCCACCCTTCTAACCGAGCCCATAACAGTTCCTTATGGTATTCCAAAACATTGTTCTTTGAACTCCCAACATACATTTTGAGCCCCAAATATTTTCCTTCTGAATTTTCCTGCTGTAAAGCGAGCACCCGTAGACTGCTTGTTATCATTCGGTATGTTCCCACTCAAAAGAATGGACGATTTATCTCGATTTGCCACTTGCCCAGAACCTACTCATTTATTGATAAAATTTCATTGATCTCTGCTGCCCCATTTTTGTAGCTTCAAATAAGAGGAGTGAATCATCGCGAACAAGAGGTGGGTTATCATAGGGGCCATAGGCGTGATCTGAGTCCCACACGATCGTCCTGCAACCTCCACCCGATGAAGTAACGCACATAACCTCTCCCCGCACACAATAGGAACATGTACGAGGATATTGGATCCCCTTGACCAAGACCCCGACATGAGACCACCGTCTCCGTGTATGGTGTGTACACTTTGAACTTATGTGTCACACATCTAATGCATTTGGAGGTCAATCTCACTAATGTTACTCTGGAACCCTAACCGCAACAAAATCCTCTTCAAAAAAACAAACAAACTCCACTTGACGTAGTCGTGACTCGTAAGCTTTGCTTATGTCAAACGTGAGGACTGCGAAACGCGCACCACTCGAGCTCTTTTGTTTTAGGACGCTGCATCTCGTAAGCGAGCACGATGTTATCTGAGATAAGCCTCACCGATAGGAATGCACTTTGATTATTTGATATGATCTCCCGCATGATGAACTTTCACCTATTGGCAATGACCTTGGAAACAAGCTTGTGCACAATGTCGCAGAGGCTAACTGGGCAATGACCTTGGAAACAAAGCTTCAAACAAGATGGCCAGATGTTGATCTCTAAGTTTTTTTTAGAGCGACCTCAAGTTTATTTCCCGGATGGTGCCGTCCAGATTTTTTTGTGGAACTTGTCCAGCCAGTTGTGCAGGCCCAACTCCCCGGCCTTTCTGCGGTCCGCTCGGCCTGCCCGTCCGTCGCTCAGTGGCCAGTCGCTTTACCCACTTGTGCGGCTCACAAGTTCGGCCCCTCGGGCCCATTTGCCATCCGAGCAGACGCCGTGCTGACTCgtcgtctctctctctcgctgGACCTCGACGTCCGACGCCGCCCCCCGTCGCGAGAGCTAAGAAGGTTCTAGAAGGAAGAGAGGCGAGGCGAAACCGCCACAGCCTCGGCGCCTGGATTCCCGGTCCTACCCCTCCGGCGGCGCGCATGGATCAGAGGAAGGCCCTGTTCCGCGCCAAGCTCCGCGAGGCCAAGGAGAAGCAGGAGAAGCGCATCGACCCCTCGCTCGTCAGGTCCCCTCCCTTCCCCTCCCGCCTCCCTGCTAGAGTGCTGCCTCGGGAGCCCGGATCCCTTCCGCCTACTCGGTTTCCACGGCCGTGATGGTTTGGGCCGGGGCGCGCGTTCGCCTGATGTAACCCTAGCTAGCAAGATGGGGGCGGGCGGCCGGCGCAGGCGTCAGGGGTTCGGTGCGTAGGCCTGAAATTACTGGGTGTTTGGTGCTGTTGTGCGCACTGTGAAACCGGGTTCGCTACTGTGCCTGCTCTCGAGTAGAGGGTGGAACATTGTAGTGTTCTAATTTGATTTCATGGAAGTACCGACTTACAGTTTCCTGCCAAATTCTCTGTGCATTCGAACCTTGTAAAGTCGTATGTTACTCTGGCTCCCTTTCATTACCCCCCTTATCCATTGCTTATTTGCTTAGCTAAATCCGGGTGACTTGAATTTTGAACCAGTTGAGTGTGATCAGCTCATCTGTATGATAATCAAGCAATAGCAGTATCTAATAGCCGGTTGCATTGTCTTCTGCAGGTATAATGAATATGATCAGCCCATCTGTAGGGTCTGCAACGTTACGTTGAAATCCGAAGCACTTTGGCCTGCGCACCAGGTTTCACGGAAACATCATGAGGTAAGCAGAGTAATAAAGCCATGTTAGTGTTTACTGAATAAGGAGAATTGTATGTACGACAGAAACGTGAATGTGGGGATTTCTATGCCGGTCTAGGTCTGTTTTCATATGGAAATTCAAAGTGTTAGCACTCAGTCTCCAGCTTTACTGGGTATGCTGTCATGTTGTTTGGTAGTTATTCTTGATATGAATATATGACCCCATAGCAAATTGGACAACCACTAAGGTTTACTTCAATGCAGTTTATTGATAGAAAAGCTCTGGTGAAGAAACATGTTGGGTATCAATAATAACTCATTTTTCGTGGTTTGCTGATAACCATGGTGTTTCATTTTTTTTCTGTTCATTTCAAGTATAGTTTTGCTACTTACTGTTAAGCTGCATGCTTTTTTCCTGATGAAAAGATTCATCTCATTTATGTATTGTAGCCATCTGACTGGAGTATATTTGCTGCGAAGGTGTCTGTGTACATTCTTTGTGAGCTGTGTTAATTTTTTTCCGATTTATGGTCCAGGCAAAAGCCGCTGCAGCCGCTAAAGTTACACCAGCTGCAGCTCCTCGTGGCAATAATGTCAGTCATGAACGACCAGCTGAGCCTCAGAAAGCAAAATCCTCTCCGATGCCTGCCAATTTTTTTGACAATCAGGGAACGAAAAGGCAAAGTGATGGTGAGAATGCCAAAACGCCCCCCTCCCTCCTCCCCACAAGCTAAAGATTCATAGTGTAAACTGAACTTGGTTAGCCTTGTCTATACTTCATTTGTTTGATTGTATTCTGCTCTGTGTCATCTTCCTTTGTTTGGTTAGTCTAGGTAAATTATCAGTATCATGGCTAAGGAATTGCTCACATCTAATTTCTTGTTTTGGCCTGCCACTGGTTGTCTGTTATGCTTACCATTGATTGTATTCTCACCAAGATAGTCAGATAGCATGTTGTATAGAGCAGTAATAATAGAGCACATTTGGTTCCTGCTAGACCAAGCAATTACCCACCTAACCTTGCTTAGCAAGGTATGCTTTTGTGCTAAAAAACCCTCACTTTGCATTGCAACCTTTATCATACGAGCAAGGAAAAGCTTGCCTATGGAGGCCATCCAGTCAAAGCCTTCATACATGACAGTTTACATTCCTCCTGGCTATACCTAATAACCGTTTTTCTTACAAAATTgccactccctccgtcccaaagtaAGCGACGCCAACTTtcaactaactttagtacaaagttgtactgaagttaagacacttattttgggacagagggggtATCATTTAAGCAAGAATGATGTTAGAACTAGTAAAGCTGCATGAACACATCCTAATTTCTGGATAGTAAGTACTATCAATATTGTTCTATTTTCTGTAGAGCACTAGAGCTTCCATCTATAGTGAACATTTTATGTATTTTCTGTGAAGATTCCTGCTAGCAGTATTATGTTGTAGTGGCAGCTAAAATGTGCATTTAGCAGTCGTGATGTACCTGAAGGTCTTGTTGACTTGAGTCCTTAATATAACAACTTTGATGGGTAGGTACTGGTTCTGAGGGAAGGTCTGTACGTCATCAAGTGGCTAATGCTCAACCAGCAACCAAAGAAGCAAGTGCAAATAAACCATCTGTCAGGATGGACCAAGCACCCAATAAAGGGAATAAAAGCAGTACCGACGTGAAAGGAATTCTTCCAGGGAATTTTTTTGATtatgcagaagaagatgaagatgaagttccaactcctgctccagctccAAAGGAGCCCAATAGGACTTCGGGCAATACCACCAACCCCAATCCCGTGCAGGTGAAAGGTGTCCCAGATGGCTTCTTCGATAGCAGTAACACACAGTCCAGTGAAACCAGTGCATCGTCTCAAGCGGCGAATAATGTG
The sequence above is a segment of the Triticum dicoccoides isolate Atlit2015 ecotype Zavitan chromosome 1A, WEW_v2.0, whole genome shotgun sequence genome. Coding sequences within it:
- the LOC119284948 gene encoding zinc finger protein 830-like, with translation MDQRKALFRAKLREAKEKQEKRIDPSLVRYNEYDQPICRVCNVTLKSEALWPAHQVSRKHHEAKAAAAAKVTPAAAPRGNNVSHERPAEPQKAKSSPMPANFFDNQGTKRQSDGTGSEGRSVRHQVANAQPATKEASANKPSVRMDQAPNKGNKSSTDVKGILPGNFFDYAEEDEDEVPTPAPAPKEPNRTSGNTTNPNPVQVKGVPDGFFDSSNTQSSETSASSQAANNVETAQVKALPEGFFDNKDADLRARGIQPPKVDINDAYKEFEKEIQEDLQEVDDRLEEEEIDAAAEREEYLTLEQEEYRQRVDMLKKQLTESKAARTAKANSKPIGMDTDSSASDSSSDDEEDGTDFAVDWRAQYMK